In Temnothorax longispinosus isolate EJ_2023e chromosome 10, Tlon_JGU_v1, whole genome shotgun sequence, a single window of DNA contains:
- the LOC139821040 gene encoding long-chain-fatty-acid--CoA ligase 1 isoform X3, with protein MTSSCFFHEPIHPPIDLGDQSDTFKGNEHIRVSKFYKEGKDGKFVTFLYEDTRTLYEGFRRGAKESNNGPCLGWRDGPNKPYQWLHYNETLLRAKNFGSGLVSLGLAPGQQTLVGLYSQNCPEWILTEQACYSYSLVVVPLYDTLGPDACAYIINQADINLVVCEDDEKCNLLLDKAPRCLRKLVVMKETRPATNQRAKNRGIELYKFDDIERLGAQRNHPELPPKPSDLCTICYTSGTTGNPKGVMLTHQNVIASNCAVIMQLGDYGLTSKDTLISFLPLAHMLERCCENTMYMVGGSVGFYSGDIKKLPDDMKALRPTVMPAVPRLLNRIYDKVQAELQSSFLKRMLFNMGMRAKETEIKKSIVRMNSMWDKIVFKKIQESMGGKLRLMLVGSAPLAGNVLTFTRCALGCVVVEGYGQTECTAPITLTIQGDHVPDHVGPPVACCCVKLVDVPEMEYYAVNNQGEVCVKGTNVFMGYYKDPEKTAEVIDERGWHHTGDIGMWQPNGTLKIIDRKKHIFKLSQGEYIVPEKIENIYIRSQYVQQVFVHGESLKSCIIAIVVPDVDVIKCWAVENGIPGTLSVLCNNPEVKKLILDDMLAWGKEAGLKSFEQAKDIYLHPDPFSVQNGLLTPTLKSKRPQLKAYFKPQIEDLYQQLD; from the exons ATGACGTCGAGCTGCTTCTTTCACGAACCGATCCACCCGCCGATAGATCTCGGCGATCAGTCCGACACGTTCAAG GGCAACGAGCACATCCGGGTGTCCAAGTTCTACAAGGAGGGCAAGGATGGCAAGTTCGTCACCTTCCTTTACGAGGACACGCGCACCCTGTACGAGGGCTTTCGCCGCGGCGCCAAGGAATCCA ATAATGGTCCCTGCCTCGGGTGGAGAGACGGGCCCAACAAACCATACCAATGGCTTCATTACAACGAGACGCTGCTAAGGGCGAAGAATTTTGGTTCCGGCCTAGTGTCCCTGGGGCTAGCCCCTGGTCAACAAACCTTAGTAGGTCTGTACAGTCAGAACTGTCCCGAATGGATTCTCACCGAGCAGGCATGCTACTCGTACTCGCTCGTGGTGGTACCATTGTACGACACCTTGGGTCCGGACGCCTGCGCGTACATCATAAATCAGGCTGACATTAATCTGGTGGTGTGCGAAGACGACGAAAAGTGTAATTTGCTCCTCGACAAAGCGCCGAG ATGTTTACGGAAGCTGGTGGTGATGAAGGAGACGCGGCCGGCGACGAATCAGCGGGCGAAGAACCGCGGCATCGAGCTGTACAAGTTCGACGACATCGAGCGGCTCGGCGCGCAGAGGAACCATCCGGAGCTGCCGCCGAAGCCGTCCGATCTCTGCACGATATGCTACACCTCCGGCACAACCGGCAACCCGAAGGGCGTGATGCTGACGCATCAGAACGTCATAGCGTCCAATTGCGCGGTGATAATGCAACTGGGCGATTACGGGCTCACGTCCAAGGACACGCTGATCAGCTTTCTCCCGTTGGCGCACATGTTGGAACGTTGCTGCGAGAACACCATGTACATGGTGGGCGGCTCGGTCGGCTTCTACAGCGGTGACATCAAGAAGCTGCCCGATGACATGAAAGCTCTCCGGCCTACCGTCATGCCGGCCGTGCCTAGGCTGCTAAATCGCATATATGATAAG GTACAGGCCGAGCTGCAGAGCTCGTTCCTGAAGAGGATGCTCTTCAACATGGGCATGCGGGCGAAGGAGACGGAGATCAAGAAGAGCATCGTGAGGATGAACAGCATGTGGGATAAAATCGTGTTCAAGAAGATCCAGGAGTCGATGGGCGGCAAGCTGAGGCTGATGCTCGTGGGTTCCGCGCCGCTGGCGGGAAACGTCCTCACGTTCACCAGGTGCGCCCTTGGCTGCGTCGTGGTCGAGGGCTACGGCCAGACGGAGTGCACCGCGCCGATAACGCTTACCATCCAG GGCGATCACGTGCCGGACCATGTGGGACCACCGGTAGCTTGCTGTTGCGTCAAGCTCGTCGACGTTCCGGAGATGGAGTACTACGCGGTGAACAACCAGGGTGAGGTGTGCGTCAAGGGCACTAACGTTTTTATGGGATACTACAAGGATCCGGAAAAAACTGCTGAGGTCATCGACGAACGGGGATGGCATCACACAGGAGATATCGGCATGTGGCAGCCT AATGGAACGTTAAAGATAATCGATCGGAAGAAGCATATCTTCAAGTTGTCACAAGGAGAGTACATCGTGCCGGAGAAGATCGAAAACATTTACATACGCAGCCAATACGTGCAACAAGTATTCGTCCATGGAGAATCATTGAAGTCTTGTATCATAGCAATAGTAGTACCAGACGTAGACGTAATCAAGTGCTGGGCGGTGGAGAATGGCATACCCGGTACACTGAGCGTTCTGTGCAACAATCCAGAAGTAAAAAAACTGATCTTGGACGATATGTTAGCGTGGGGAAAAGAAGCCGGTCTGAAATCCTTTGAACAG GCGAAAGATATATATCTCCATCCAGACCCGTTCTCCGTACAAAATGGGCTCTTAACACCAACGCTGAAATCGAAACGGCCTCAACTGAAAGCGTACTTCAAACCACAGATAGAGGATCTCTATCAACAACTGGACTGA
- the LOC139821040 gene encoding long-chain-fatty-acid--CoA ligase 5 isoform X2, whose product MQSHLEDYLPYLGGAAGALFVTGVAYWASRPTAKKPLFPLDAQALLLPGNEHIRVSKFYKEGKDGKFVTFLYEDTRTLYEGFRRGAKESNNGPCLGWRDGPNKPYQWLHYNETLLRAKNFGSGLVSLGLAPGQQTLVGLYSQNCPEWILTEQACYSYSLVVVPLYDTLGPDACAYIINQADINLVVCEDDEKCNLLLDKAPRCLRKLVVMKETRPATNQRAKNRGIELYKFDDIERLGAQRNHPELPPKPSDLCTICYTSGTTGNPKGVMLTHQNVIASNCAVIMQLGDYGLTSKDTLISFLPLAHMLERCCENTMYMVGGSVGFYSGDIKKLPDDMKALRPTVMPAVPRLLNRIYDKVQAELQSSFLKRMLFNMGMRAKETEIKKSIVRMNSMWDKIVFKKIQESMGGKLRLMLVGSAPLAGNVLTFTRCALGCVVVEGYGQTECTAPITLTIQGDHVPDHVGPPVACCCVKLVDVPEMEYYAVNNQGEVCVKGTNVFMGYYKDPEKTAEVIDERGWHHTGDIGMWQPNGTLKIIDRKKHIFKLSQGEYIVPEKIENIYIRSQYVQQVFVHGESLKSCIIAIVVPDVDVIKCWAVENGIPGTLSVLCNNPEVKKLILDDMLAWGKEAGLKSFEQAKDIYLHPDPFSVQNGLLTPTLKSKRPQLKAYFKPQIEDLYQQLD is encoded by the exons GGCAACGAGCACATCCGGGTGTCCAAGTTCTACAAGGAGGGCAAGGATGGCAAGTTCGTCACCTTCCTTTACGAGGACACGCGCACCCTGTACGAGGGCTTTCGCCGCGGCGCCAAGGAATCCA ATAATGGTCCCTGCCTCGGGTGGAGAGACGGGCCCAACAAACCATACCAATGGCTTCATTACAACGAGACGCTGCTAAGGGCGAAGAATTTTGGTTCCGGCCTAGTGTCCCTGGGGCTAGCCCCTGGTCAACAAACCTTAGTAGGTCTGTACAGTCAGAACTGTCCCGAATGGATTCTCACCGAGCAGGCATGCTACTCGTACTCGCTCGTGGTGGTACCATTGTACGACACCTTGGGTCCGGACGCCTGCGCGTACATCATAAATCAGGCTGACATTAATCTGGTGGTGTGCGAAGACGACGAAAAGTGTAATTTGCTCCTCGACAAAGCGCCGAG ATGTTTACGGAAGCTGGTGGTGATGAAGGAGACGCGGCCGGCGACGAATCAGCGGGCGAAGAACCGCGGCATCGAGCTGTACAAGTTCGACGACATCGAGCGGCTCGGCGCGCAGAGGAACCATCCGGAGCTGCCGCCGAAGCCGTCCGATCTCTGCACGATATGCTACACCTCCGGCACAACCGGCAACCCGAAGGGCGTGATGCTGACGCATCAGAACGTCATAGCGTCCAATTGCGCGGTGATAATGCAACTGGGCGATTACGGGCTCACGTCCAAGGACACGCTGATCAGCTTTCTCCCGTTGGCGCACATGTTGGAACGTTGCTGCGAGAACACCATGTACATGGTGGGCGGCTCGGTCGGCTTCTACAGCGGTGACATCAAGAAGCTGCCCGATGACATGAAAGCTCTCCGGCCTACCGTCATGCCGGCCGTGCCTAGGCTGCTAAATCGCATATATGATAAG GTACAGGCCGAGCTGCAGAGCTCGTTCCTGAAGAGGATGCTCTTCAACATGGGCATGCGGGCGAAGGAGACGGAGATCAAGAAGAGCATCGTGAGGATGAACAGCATGTGGGATAAAATCGTGTTCAAGAAGATCCAGGAGTCGATGGGCGGCAAGCTGAGGCTGATGCTCGTGGGTTCCGCGCCGCTGGCGGGAAACGTCCTCACGTTCACCAGGTGCGCCCTTGGCTGCGTCGTGGTCGAGGGCTACGGCCAGACGGAGTGCACCGCGCCGATAACGCTTACCATCCAG GGCGATCACGTGCCGGACCATGTGGGACCACCGGTAGCTTGCTGTTGCGTCAAGCTCGTCGACGTTCCGGAGATGGAGTACTACGCGGTGAACAACCAGGGTGAGGTGTGCGTCAAGGGCACTAACGTTTTTATGGGATACTACAAGGATCCGGAAAAAACTGCTGAGGTCATCGACGAACGGGGATGGCATCACACAGGAGATATCGGCATGTGGCAGCCT AATGGAACGTTAAAGATAATCGATCGGAAGAAGCATATCTTCAAGTTGTCACAAGGAGAGTACATCGTGCCGGAGAAGATCGAAAACATTTACATACGCAGCCAATACGTGCAACAAGTATTCGTCCATGGAGAATCATTGAAGTCTTGTATCATAGCAATAGTAGTACCAGACGTAGACGTAATCAAGTGCTGGGCGGTGGAGAATGGCATACCCGGTACACTGAGCGTTCTGTGCAACAATCCAGAAGTAAAAAAACTGATCTTGGACGATATGTTAGCGTGGGGAAAAGAAGCCGGTCTGAAATCCTTTGAACAG GCGAAAGATATATATCTCCATCCAGACCCGTTCTCCGTACAAAATGGGCTCTTAACACCAACGCTGAAATCGAAACGGCCTCAACTGAAAGCGTACTTCAAACCACAGATAGAGGATCTCTATCAACAACTGGACTGA
- the LOC139821040 gene encoding long-chain-fatty-acid--CoA ligase 5 isoform X1: MLQSHLEDYLPYLGGAAGALFVTGVAYWASRPTAKKPLFPLDAQALLLPGNEHIRVSKFYKEGKDGKFVTFLYEDTRTLYEGFRRGAKESNNGPCLGWRDGPNKPYQWLHYNETLLRAKNFGSGLVSLGLAPGQQTLVGLYSQNCPEWILTEQACYSYSLVVVPLYDTLGPDACAYIINQADINLVVCEDDEKCNLLLDKAPRCLRKLVVMKETRPATNQRAKNRGIELYKFDDIERLGAQRNHPELPPKPSDLCTICYTSGTTGNPKGVMLTHQNVIASNCAVIMQLGDYGLTSKDTLISFLPLAHMLERCCENTMYMVGGSVGFYSGDIKKLPDDMKALRPTVMPAVPRLLNRIYDKVQAELQSSFLKRMLFNMGMRAKETEIKKSIVRMNSMWDKIVFKKIQESMGGKLRLMLVGSAPLAGNVLTFTRCALGCVVVEGYGQTECTAPITLTIQGDHVPDHVGPPVACCCVKLVDVPEMEYYAVNNQGEVCVKGTNVFMGYYKDPEKTAEVIDERGWHHTGDIGMWQPNGTLKIIDRKKHIFKLSQGEYIVPEKIENIYIRSQYVQQVFVHGESLKSCIIAIVVPDVDVIKCWAVENGIPGTLSVLCNNPEVKKLILDDMLAWGKEAGLKSFEQAKDIYLHPDPFSVQNGLLTPTLKSKRPQLKAYFKPQIEDLYQQLD, from the exons GGCAACGAGCACATCCGGGTGTCCAAGTTCTACAAGGAGGGCAAGGATGGCAAGTTCGTCACCTTCCTTTACGAGGACACGCGCACCCTGTACGAGGGCTTTCGCCGCGGCGCCAAGGAATCCA ATAATGGTCCCTGCCTCGGGTGGAGAGACGGGCCCAACAAACCATACCAATGGCTTCATTACAACGAGACGCTGCTAAGGGCGAAGAATTTTGGTTCCGGCCTAGTGTCCCTGGGGCTAGCCCCTGGTCAACAAACCTTAGTAGGTCTGTACAGTCAGAACTGTCCCGAATGGATTCTCACCGAGCAGGCATGCTACTCGTACTCGCTCGTGGTGGTACCATTGTACGACACCTTGGGTCCGGACGCCTGCGCGTACATCATAAATCAGGCTGACATTAATCTGGTGGTGTGCGAAGACGACGAAAAGTGTAATTTGCTCCTCGACAAAGCGCCGAG ATGTTTACGGAAGCTGGTGGTGATGAAGGAGACGCGGCCGGCGACGAATCAGCGGGCGAAGAACCGCGGCATCGAGCTGTACAAGTTCGACGACATCGAGCGGCTCGGCGCGCAGAGGAACCATCCGGAGCTGCCGCCGAAGCCGTCCGATCTCTGCACGATATGCTACACCTCCGGCACAACCGGCAACCCGAAGGGCGTGATGCTGACGCATCAGAACGTCATAGCGTCCAATTGCGCGGTGATAATGCAACTGGGCGATTACGGGCTCACGTCCAAGGACACGCTGATCAGCTTTCTCCCGTTGGCGCACATGTTGGAACGTTGCTGCGAGAACACCATGTACATGGTGGGCGGCTCGGTCGGCTTCTACAGCGGTGACATCAAGAAGCTGCCCGATGACATGAAAGCTCTCCGGCCTACCGTCATGCCGGCCGTGCCTAGGCTGCTAAATCGCATATATGATAAG GTACAGGCCGAGCTGCAGAGCTCGTTCCTGAAGAGGATGCTCTTCAACATGGGCATGCGGGCGAAGGAGACGGAGATCAAGAAGAGCATCGTGAGGATGAACAGCATGTGGGATAAAATCGTGTTCAAGAAGATCCAGGAGTCGATGGGCGGCAAGCTGAGGCTGATGCTCGTGGGTTCCGCGCCGCTGGCGGGAAACGTCCTCACGTTCACCAGGTGCGCCCTTGGCTGCGTCGTGGTCGAGGGCTACGGCCAGACGGAGTGCACCGCGCCGATAACGCTTACCATCCAG GGCGATCACGTGCCGGACCATGTGGGACCACCGGTAGCTTGCTGTTGCGTCAAGCTCGTCGACGTTCCGGAGATGGAGTACTACGCGGTGAACAACCAGGGTGAGGTGTGCGTCAAGGGCACTAACGTTTTTATGGGATACTACAAGGATCCGGAAAAAACTGCTGAGGTCATCGACGAACGGGGATGGCATCACACAGGAGATATCGGCATGTGGCAGCCT AATGGAACGTTAAAGATAATCGATCGGAAGAAGCATATCTTCAAGTTGTCACAAGGAGAGTACATCGTGCCGGAGAAGATCGAAAACATTTACATACGCAGCCAATACGTGCAACAAGTATTCGTCCATGGAGAATCATTGAAGTCTTGTATCATAGCAATAGTAGTACCAGACGTAGACGTAATCAAGTGCTGGGCGGTGGAGAATGGCATACCCGGTACACTGAGCGTTCTGTGCAACAATCCAGAAGTAAAAAAACTGATCTTGGACGATATGTTAGCGTGGGGAAAAGAAGCCGGTCTGAAATCCTTTGAACAG GCGAAAGATATATATCTCCATCCAGACCCGTTCTCCGTACAAAATGGGCTCTTAACACCAACGCTGAAATCGAAACGGCCTCAACTGAAAGCGTACTTCAAACCACAGATAGAGGATCTCTATCAACAACTGGACTGA